One window from the genome of Hyperolius riggenbachi isolate aHypRig1 chromosome 6, aHypRig1.pri, whole genome shotgun sequence encodes:
- the BSX gene encoding brain-specific homeobox protein homolog — protein sequence MNLNFTSPIHQVSTQRPTSFFIEDILLHKPKPLRESSSVANHFSSTFASRVPLLDYGYPLMPTPTILAPHPHHPLHKADHHPFFLATSGLPMPALFSHHSELPGKHCRRRKARTVFSDSQLSGLEKRFELQRYLSTPERVELATALSLSETQVKTWFQNRRMKHKKQLRKTQDDNKPPSNEGALDPGSSDTELGENLRAELDKDPNSQDRYMRDEVEDEVDIIEDDMCPPHLL from the exons ATGAATTTAAACTTCACCTCTCCGATCCACCAAGTGTCCACCCAGAGACCAACATCCTTCTTCATAGAAGACATCTTACTGCACAAACCTAAACCACTCAGAGAGTCCAGTAGCGTTGCCAATCACTTCAGCAGTACGTTTGCCTCTCGCGTTCCCCTCTTAGATTATGGATATCCCTTGATGCCAACTCCCACCATCCTAGCACCTCATCCACATCACCCCCTGCACAAGGCAGACCACCACCCGTTTTTCTTAGCCACCTCCG GTCTACCCATGCCAGCCTTGTTTTCCCATCACAGCGAGCTGCCGGGAAAGCACTGTCGGAGGAGGAAAGCACGCACTGTCTTCTCAGACTCACAGCTCTCTGGACTGGAAAAGCGCTTTGAGTTGCAACGTTACCTCTCCACACCTGAAAGAGTGGAACTGGCTACAGCGCTTAGCCTCTCGGAGACACAG GTGAAGACCTGGTTCCAGAATCGAAGGATGAAGCACAAAAAGCAGCTGAGAAAAACTCAGGATGACAATAAGCCCCCATCCAATGAGGGAGCCCTGGACCCCGGCTCCAGTGACACGGAACTTGGGGAAAACCTTAGGGCAGAACTTGACAAAGATCCAAACAGCCAGGACCGGTACATGAGAGACGAAGTGGAGGATGAGGTGGACATCATTGAGGATGACATGTGTCCTCCTCACCTCCTATAA